One Lacunisphaera limnophila DNA window includes the following coding sequences:
- a CDS encoding sulfite oxidase-like oxidoreductase produces MSKERYIAAKQKWAEKQKAQGVTPRLTAATDRLPPGQKLTTGFPVLDLGVQPAVPLTEWTLTLDGLVTQPVTLDWAAFGALPQVTDVSDFHCVTTWSKYDCRWSGVAFTTLFELVQPPPEARYVYFTGYDGYSTNVPLEHCLDDDVLIATHFDGAPVSREHGGPARVIIPKLYAWKGAKFVKTVTFLAEDRLGFWEVRGYHNIGDPWKEERYA; encoded by the coding sequence ATGTCCAAGGAGCGATACATCGCGGCCAAGCAAAAGTGGGCCGAAAAACAGAAGGCGCAGGGCGTCACCCCGCGCCTCACCGCGGCGACCGACCGTCTGCCGCCCGGCCAGAAACTCACCACCGGATTCCCCGTGCTCGACCTCGGCGTCCAGCCCGCGGTCCCCCTCACCGAGTGGACCCTCACCCTCGACGGCCTCGTCACGCAGCCCGTCACCCTCGACTGGGCCGCTTTCGGCGCCCTGCCGCAGGTGACCGATGTAAGCGACTTCCACTGCGTCACCACCTGGAGCAAGTATGACTGCCGCTGGAGCGGCGTGGCCTTCACCACCCTCTTCGAGCTGGTGCAGCCGCCGCCCGAGGCCCGGTACGTCTATTTCACCGGCTACGACGGCTACTCCACCAACGTACCGCTCGAGCACTGCCTCGACGACGATGTGCTGATCGCCACCCACTTCGACGGCGCGCCCGTCTCCCGCGAGCACGGCGGCCCCGCCCGCGTGATCATCCCGAAACTCTACGCCTGGAAGGGCGCGAAGTTCGTGAAGACCGTGACCTTCCTCGCCGAGGACCGCCTCGGCTTCTGGGAGGTCCGCGGCTACCACAACATCGGCGACCCGTGGAAGGAAGAGCGCTACGCGTAA
- a CDS encoding thymidine phosphorylase, producing the protein MSSFFPQDIIIKKRDGGALTRDEITFFARGVADGSFADYQATALLMAIFWRGMTPQETAWLTDAMLHSGEVIDLRDLPGAKVDKHSTGGVGDKVSLILAPLAAACGLKVPMMSGRGLGHTGGTLDKLEAIPGFRVQLTVPEFRAILQQTGLAMIGQTPQVVPADRKLYSLRDVTGTVECIPLICASIMSKKLAEGIDSLVLDVKFGRGAFMKRKEDALALARAMVETGRAAGKPVRAQLTAMNQPLGRAAGHTLEVIESIECLKGRGPADLMAVTFALTGHMLILGGLARDLAEAQLKMDAAIADGSALQKFRAMCTAQGGDARVVDDYTILPTAKIRVAIKAPAGATGFVSEVDALKCGHAIMALGGGRAAVTDKIDHAVGLADLIKLGEPVAPGTLLCTLHANDEARAARAEALVREAIRFSPTPPAPEALLQELIE; encoded by the coding sequence ATGTCTTCCTTCTTTCCCCAGGACATCATCATCAAGAAACGTGACGGCGGCGCGCTGACGCGCGACGAGATCACCTTCTTCGCCCGCGGCGTGGCCGACGGCTCCTTCGCCGACTACCAGGCCACGGCGCTGCTCATGGCCATCTTCTGGCGCGGCATGACGCCGCAGGAAACCGCTTGGCTGACCGACGCCATGCTCCACTCCGGCGAGGTCATCGACCTGCGCGACCTGCCCGGGGCCAAGGTGGACAAACACTCCACCGGCGGCGTCGGCGACAAGGTCTCGCTCATCCTCGCCCCGCTCGCCGCCGCCTGCGGCCTCAAGGTCCCGATGATGAGCGGCCGCGGCCTCGGCCACACCGGCGGCACCCTCGACAAGCTCGAGGCCATCCCCGGTTTCCGCGTGCAGCTCACCGTGCCGGAATTCCGCGCCATCCTGCAGCAGACCGGTCTCGCCATGATTGGCCAGACGCCTCAGGTCGTCCCCGCCGACCGGAAGCTCTACTCCCTGCGCGACGTCACCGGCACCGTCGAGTGCATCCCGCTCATCTGCGCCAGCATCATGAGCAAGAAACTCGCCGAGGGCATCGACTCGCTCGTCCTCGACGTGAAGTTCGGCCGGGGCGCGTTCATGAAGCGGAAGGAGGACGCCCTCGCGCTCGCCCGGGCGATGGTCGAGACCGGCCGCGCCGCCGGCAAACCCGTGCGCGCCCAGCTCACGGCGATGAACCAGCCGCTCGGCCGCGCCGCCGGCCACACGCTCGAGGTCATCGAGTCCATCGAGTGCCTCAAGGGCCGCGGTCCCGCCGACCTGATGGCGGTCACCTTCGCCCTCACCGGCCACATGCTCATCCTCGGCGGCCTGGCCCGGGATCTCGCCGAGGCGCAGCTCAAGATGGATGCCGCCATCGCCGACGGCTCGGCCCTGCAGAAGTTCCGCGCCATGTGCACCGCGCAGGGCGGTGACGCCCGCGTGGTCGACGATTACACGATCCTGCCCACGGCGAAAATACGTGTCGCGATCAAGGCGCCCGCCGGGGCGACAGGCTTCGTCAGCGAAGTCGATGCCCTCAAGTGCGGCCACGCCATCATGGCCCTCGGCGGCGGCCGCGCGGCCGTGACCGACAAAATCGACCATGCCGTCGGCCTCGCCGACCTGATCAAGCTCGGTGAACCGGTCGCCCCCGGCACCTTGCTCTGCACCCTGCACGCCAACGACGAGGCCCGCGCCGCCCGCGCCGAGGCGTTGGTGCGCGAAGCCATCCGGTTTTCCCCCACCCCGCCCGCGCCCGAGGCCCTGCTGCAGGAACTGATCGAGTG